The Labeo rohita strain BAU-BD-2019 chromosome 19, IGBB_LRoh.1.0, whole genome shotgun sequence genome window below encodes:
- the cmtm8a gene encoding CKLF-like MARVEL transmembrane domain-containing protein 8, whose product MAENPNSRVVITTVSSPYLEFGNSSTGTRWYDKESVLKVSEYLIYVEVILGLLVWALIASTEYFRFSPFGWVMFVTVFYWLLTLFLLIIKLTNGQIRQVPWTRVVLIFNCTAALLYTSAAIVEATLVNRGVKGHHDFNCWAASTFFAFLVSLSYAGSAFFSYKSWYRGDD is encoded by the exons ATGGCGGAGAATCCAAATTCTAGAGTTGTAATAACCACCGTGAGCAGCCCTTACCTGGAATTCGGAAATTCAAGCACAGGAACCCGGTGGTACGACAAGGAGTCGGTGCTGAAGGTGTCAGAATACCTCATCTATGTGGAAGTT ATTTTGGGCCTGCTGGTATGGGCACTGATTGCAAGCACAGAGTATTTCCGATTTTCCCCATTTGGATGGGTGATGTTTGTGACTGTCTTCTATTGGCTTCTCACCCTCTTCCTCCTCATCATCAAACTGACCAATGGACAAATCCGACAAGTTCCCTGGACTAGAGTG GTTCTCATTTTTAACTGCACTGCGGCTTTATTGTACACGTCGGCCGCTATTGTTGAGGCAACGCTGGTGAATCGTGGGGTCAAAGGTCATCATGATTTCAACTGTTGGGCGGCATCCACG TTTTTTGCATTCCTTGTATCGCTGAGTTACGCTGGTAGTGCATTCTTCAGTTACAAATCCTGGTACAGAGGAGATGACTAA